From a single Nostoc sp. MS1 genomic region:
- a CDS encoding ATP-binding protein encodes MEISNLTTDHSIELLKIKEALRQQEKSTKLLEAITLAQSQFIVESNPRIAFNVLLDNLLILTESEYGFIGEMHYTEAGDIDMTTHMKVRGNPYLKTHAITNIAWNEETRAFYEENAPKGMEFHNLKTLFGAVIVTGEPVISNSPTTDPRRGGIPDGHPPLNAFLGLPFYSNKQLVGMVGIANRPNGYDESVIAYLQPFLATCTNLIESHRNYKRREQAETALRQSQELLQKANEELEIRVEQRTEQLRQAKISADSANKAKSEFLANMSHELRTPLNGILGYAQIIKRSQSLPESHRKGVDIIQQCASHLLTLINDILDLSKIEARKMELHPINFHFPSFLEGVAEICKIRAEQKGIAFLYQPDPQLPIGLFADEKRLRQVLINLLSNATKFTDQGNVTFRIQSHPITNQDLVHKIRFEVEDTGVGLTQEQIEKIFLPFEQVGDTKKQAEGTGLGLAISQNIVSLMNSKIQVKSYPQQGSSFCFEVQLHEVKNLFEDSNLTDFSAIVGYEGTKQKILVVDDKWENRSVISNLLAPLGFDVIEASDGQEGLEIAAKSQPDLIITDLVMPVMDGFNFIKNIRQSPKFKDIIIVVSSASVFETDQYKSIDAGANDFLVKPIQVDMLFRLLSKFLKINWIYRSNNQNIDKTFTTQLQSQTIIPPAQEILQNLYQLAKKGDIYAVINEVNKLEDTDTNLIPFIQKVTQLGQNFQIKLLRDFLKTFIDEIQ; translated from the coding sequence ATGGAAATTTCTAATTTAACTACAGATCATAGTATTGAATTACTCAAAATTAAGGAAGCCCTACGTCAACAAGAGAAAAGTACTAAATTATTAGAAGCTATCACTCTGGCTCAATCTCAATTTATTGTTGAGTCTAACCCTAGAATTGCATTTAATGTCTTACTTGATAATCTTTTAATACTTACGGAAAGTGAGTACGGTTTCATTGGTGAAATGCACTATACAGAGGCTGGTGATATAGATATGACCACACACATGAAAGTGCGTGGTAATCCTTATTTAAAAACTCATGCTATTACCAATATTGCTTGGAATGAAGAAACTAGAGCTTTTTATGAAGAAAATGCTCCAAAAGGAATGGAGTTTCATAATTTAAAAACTCTATTTGGTGCTGTTATTGTTACAGGTGAACCAGTCATATCTAATTCTCCCACCACAGATCCCCGCCGTGGAGGAATACCTGACGGGCATCCACCTTTAAATGCTTTTTTAGGGCTACCGTTTTACAGTAATAAACAATTGGTCGGTATGGTAGGAATTGCCAATCGTCCTAATGGCTATGATGAATCAGTGATTGCTTACTTACAACCATTTTTAGCAACTTGTACTAACTTAATTGAATCTCATAGAAATTATAAACGTCGTGAACAAGCTGAAACAGCACTACGTCAAAGCCAAGAATTGTTGCAAAAAGCTAATGAAGAGTTAGAAATTAGAGTAGAGCAACGCACAGAGCAATTAAGACAAGCAAAAATATCTGCTGATAGTGCTAATAAAGCCAAAAGTGAATTTTTAGCTAACATGAGCCATGAGCTGCGCACACCTCTTAACGGTATTCTTGGCTATGCTCAAATTATTAAACGTTCTCAATCATTACCTGAATCTCATCGCAAAGGTGTTGATATTATTCAGCAATGTGCTTCTCATTTATTGACTTTAATCAACGATATTTTAGATTTATCTAAAATTGAAGCTCGCAAAATGGAGCTTCATCCTATAAATTTTCATTTTCCATCTTTTCTAGAAGGTGTTGCTGAAATTTGTAAAATTCGCGCAGAACAAAAAGGTATTGCATTTTTATACCAGCCAGATCCACAACTACCTATAGGTTTGTTTGCCGATGAAAAGCGATTACGCCAAGTTTTGATTAATCTCTTAAGTAATGCTACTAAATTTACCGACCAAGGTAATGTGACATTTCGTATTCAATCTCATCCCATAACTAATCAAGATTTAGTTCATAAAATTCGTTTTGAAGTTGAAGATACAGGTGTTGGTCTAACTCAAGAACAGATAGAAAAGATTTTTCTGCCTTTTGAGCAGGTTGGTGATACTAAGAAACAAGCAGAAGGCACAGGATTAGGATTAGCAATTAGCCAAAATATTGTTTCTTTAATGAATAGCAAAATTCAAGTTAAAAGTTATCCGCAGCAAGGTAGTAGTTTTTGTTTTGAAGTGCAACTTCATGAAGTAAAGAATTTGTTTGAAGACTCTAACTTAACAGATTTTAGCGCTATCGTTGGTTACGAAGGTACAAAACAAAAAATATTAGTTGTAGATGATAAATGGGAAAATCGTTCTGTTATTTCTAACTTATTAGCACCATTGGGATTTGATGTAATTGAAGCTAGTGATGGTCAAGAGGGATTGGAAATAGCAGCTAAATCTCAACCAGATTTAATTATTACTGATTTAGTTATGCCTGTTATGGATGGGTTTAATTTTATCAAAAATATCCGACAGTCACCCAAATTCAAAGACATAATTATTGTTGTTTCTTCAGCTAGTGTCTTTGAAACTGATCAATATAAAAGTATTGATGCCGGAGCCAATGACTTCTTAGTAAAACCTATCCAAGTAGATATGCTATTTCGGCTATTAAGTAAATTTTTAAAAATTAATTGGATATATCGGTCAAATAACCAAAATATTGACAAAACTTTCACGACTCAACTGCAATCACAGACAATTATTCCTCCTGCACAAGAAATTTTACAAAATCTTTACCAGTTGGCGAAAAAAGGTGATATTTACGCAGTTATAAATGAAGTAAATAAATTAGAAGATACTGATACTAATTTGATTCCTTTTATCCAAAAAGTCACTCAGCTAGGACAAAACTTTCAAATTAAATTACTCCGAGATTTTTTGAAAACTTTTATTGATGAAATCCAATAA
- the egtD gene encoding L-histidine N(alpha)-methyltransferase, with product MSVFKAVNSIEERLQIQRLQEPTRVVTSTVGSDVVRGLTKTPKSLPPCYFYDDRGSELFERICELPEYYVTRTETAILQQYAGEIAQITGACELVELGSGNSTKTRVLLDAYEQLDYPLHYLPIDVCAGILETSAKQLLQDYPSLKVYALAGTYESALAQLTTRTLSSRMICFIGSTLGNLNPQECDIFLSQIRSSLQTGEYFLLGVDLQKPKEILEPAYNDSQGVTAEFNLNMLEHLNRRFEGDFDTTQFTHSAFYNEAEKQIEMHLKSERSQTVHLKSLNLTVNFAPGETILTEISRKFHLDTIKQQLTAKGLKPIQAWTDKNQWFGVMLCQLQA from the coding sequence ATGTCAGTATTTAAAGCTGTTAACAGCATTGAAGAACGTTTGCAAATACAACGTTTACAGGAACCAACGCGCGTAGTTACATCTACGGTTGGGAGTGATGTCGTAAGAGGGTTGACGAAAACACCTAAATCCTTACCGCCTTGTTACTTTTATGATGACAGAGGTTCTGAGTTATTTGAGCGCATCTGTGAGTTACCAGAATATTACGTGACACGCACAGAAACAGCTATTTTACAACAGTATGCTGGTGAAATTGCCCAAATTACTGGTGCTTGTGAATTAGTAGAACTGGGCAGTGGTAATTCTACCAAAACTCGCGTCTTACTAGACGCTTATGAGCAACTAGATTATCCTCTGCATTATTTACCAATTGATGTATGTGCAGGAATTTTGGAAACTAGCGCCAAGCAGTTGCTACAAGATTATCCTTCCTTAAAAGTTTACGCCCTGGCAGGAACTTACGAATCAGCCCTGGCACAACTCACCACTAGAACATTATCCAGCCGGATGATTTGTTTTATTGGCAGTACGTTGGGTAATCTTAACCCACAAGAGTGTGATATTTTCTTATCGCAAATCAGAAGCAGCTTGCAGACGGGTGAATATTTCTTGTTGGGAGTAGATTTGCAGAAGCCAAAGGAAATTTTGGAACCTGCATATAATGACAGCCAAGGCGTAACCGCAGAGTTTAATCTCAATATGCTAGAGCATTTAAACAGGCGGTTTGAGGGTGATTTTGATACAACACAGTTTACACACTCGGCATTTTATAATGAGGCTGAAAAGCAAATTGAGATGCACTTAAAAAGTGAGCGATCGCAAACAGTCCATTTAAAATCGCTCAACCTCACCGTCAATTTTGCCCCAGGTGAAACCATCCTCACCGAAATCTCTCGTAAATTCCACCTCGACACCATCAAGCAGCAACTTACAGCAAAAGGTTTAAAACCCATCCAAGCCTGGACTGATAAAAATCAGTGGTTTGGTGTAATGCTATGCCAATTGCAAGCGTAA
- the dndD gene encoding DNA sulfur modification protein DndD, with product MLFLELVLQNFGPYAGRQVINLDPRIAQNPQPIILLGGMNGGGKTTLMDSIRLALYGQRAQCSTRGNLSYSDFLTQCVNSQANPADKTRVELLFEHIEDDKPIRYRIVRTWEKNPKDGKDALGILGDDDTWPVDSLVNIWDDYIENFLPLGISNLFLFDGEQVKELAEQETPPQIVIEAIRGLLGLELADRLAVDLEILVNRKRKELADVKDLAELEEIEEKLRQQQADYQVIEEKLAIFKNQIEELEIIQREALDKFVSEGGKIASDRHQLELQQKEKNHAAETIRESMCQLAAEALPLALIPNLLSQVQAQGVKEFRYQQVQLAKDVLIERDKRLLQWLQQLTIASEQVEKIESFLTEDADNLYTGYSQAEAPWLLADEESLSQLDNIRYHLQNTKVSAKQQLANLKSLEEELIVLERQVQTAAEPEAYQKLREAVEEAQNQVVQAKANYETTRRSLADLAETIEQTKKELSKYTTENIDNKSREHIITSATKVQETLKVFRDKLTLRKLNKLEEEVKNCFLYLLHKSDLVFRIAIDTKTFALSLFDFNGKPVAKHRLSAGEKQLLAIAFLWGLAKVSGLRLPVAIDTPLGRLDSSHRQNLVEKYFPAASHQVILLSTDTEIGKKEVETLRENEAIAREYLLKYNSATRQTTVLENQYFW from the coding sequence ATGCTCTTTCTCGAACTGGTTCTACAAAATTTTGGCCCCTACGCTGGGAGACAAGTCATCAATCTTGATCCAAGAATTGCACAAAATCCTCAGCCAATTATTCTGTTAGGAGGAATGAATGGTGGGGGTAAAACTACTCTCATGGATTCTATACGTCTTGCATTATACGGACAACGCGCACAATGTTCTACGCGCGGCAATTTAAGTTATAGTGATTTTTTAACTCAATGCGTCAATAGTCAAGCTAACCCTGCTGATAAAACTAGAGTAGAGTTACTATTTGAGCATATTGAAGACGATAAACCAATAAGATATCGTATTGTCAGAACTTGGGAAAAAAACCCTAAAGATGGGAAAGATGCACTAGGTATTTTAGGTGATGATGATACTTGGCCTGTAGATTCTTTGGTAAATATCTGGGATGACTATATAGAAAATTTTTTACCACTAGGTATTTCCAATCTGTTCCTATTTGATGGGGAACAAGTTAAGGAGTTGGCGGAACAGGAAACACCACCACAAATAGTAATTGAAGCTATTCGTGGGCTTTTAGGTTTAGAATTGGCAGATAGATTAGCAGTTGATTTAGAAATTTTAGTCAATCGTAAACGTAAAGAACTTGCTGATGTTAAAGATTTAGCTGAATTGGAAGAAATTGAGGAAAAATTACGTCAACAGCAAGCAGATTATCAAGTTATAGAAGAAAAGTTAGCAATATTTAAAAACCAAATTGAAGAATTAGAAATAATCCAGCGAGAAGCTTTAGATAAATTTGTTTCGGAAGGTGGTAAAATTGCCAGCGATCGCCATCAGTTGGAACTGCAACAAAAGGAAAAAAATCACGCAGCAGAAACTATCCGAGAGTCCATGTGTCAATTAGCGGCTGAGGCGCTACCATTGGCGTTGATTCCTAATTTACTTAGTCAAGTACAAGCACAAGGTGTAAAAGAATTTCGTTATCAACAGGTACAGTTAGCCAAGGATGTTTTGATTGAGAGAGATAAACGTTTACTACAATGGTTGCAGCAATTAACAATTGCTTCCGAACAAGTTGAGAAAATAGAATCCTTTTTAACTGAAGATGCTGACAATTTATATACAGGTTACTCCCAAGCAGAAGCGCCTTGGTTATTAGCAGATGAGGAAAGTTTAAGCCAGCTAGATAATATTAGATATCACTTACAAAATACTAAAGTTTCGGCAAAGCAACAATTAGCTAATCTTAAAAGCTTAGAAGAAGAACTAATTGTTTTAGAAAGACAAGTGCAAACAGCCGCCGAACCAGAAGCTTATCAAAAGTTGCGTGAGGCTGTGGAAGAAGCACAAAACCAAGTTGTGCAAGCTAAGGCTAATTATGAAACGACTCGCCGTAGTTTAGCCGATTTAGCAGAAACTATCGAACAGACAAAAAAAGAGTTGAGTAAATATACAACTGAAAATATTGATAATAAAAGTAGAGAACATATTATTACTTCAGCAACCAAAGTGCAAGAAACGCTGAAAGTTTTTCGGGATAAATTAACCCTCCGCAAACTCAATAAATTAGAGGAGGAAGTGAAGAATTGTTTCCTCTACCTACTACATAAATCTGATTTAGTATTTCGCATCGCTATCGATACTAAAACCTTTGCCTTATCTCTATTCGATTTCAATGGTAAACCAGTTGCTAAACATCGCCTCTCAGCCGGGGAGAAACAACTACTAGCAATAGCTTTTTTATGGGGACTAGCCAAAGTCTCTGGCTTACGCTTACCAGTAGCAATCGACACACCCCTCGGTAGGCTTGATTCCTCCCACCGTCAAAACTTGGTAGAGAAATACTTCCCCGCCGCCAGCCATCAAGTAATTTTGCTATCTACTGATACGGAAATAGGTAAAAAAGAAGTAGAGACGTTGAGGGAGAATGAAGCGATCGCTCGTGAATATCTTTTAAAATATAATTCAGCGACTCGGCAAACAACAGTATTAGAAAATCAATATTTTTGGTAA
- the brxL gene encoding BREX system Lon protease-like protein BrxL: MNFCEHTTYNNDLVRDVFGNLCIDKTRLPSSGLTSIGLPSFVAEWLLDKIVPGSGKLTSLELEKVNNFIKKAFPRKDDRNEIIFDLTQGEIRKLIALMQVRIKLEQGGRVISEPLAQIPALNLTECSIATDIVERYKILLRQGIWGKITLAMLPEGKVEVMDFEPFQCSQVDLQAYAECRSKFNTQQWRDLIFCSMGFNPQHPSYDHEAKTWVLARLLALVESNYHVIELAPKGTGKSFFFENISSKVSLISGGKVTPAQLFFNGRTKEVGLLGRHEVVVLDEVQSLTFDNSEEMIGPLKNYLASGRYNRSGFADISSDCGLVMLANIELDEELQPRHEDNLITNLPKFFAETALLDRLCGIIPGWKIPKFNRDMVAHQVGLKMDFFGEVLLSLRHDNRFISYAQQHTHFDKNVTVRDQNAILKSASGFLKILYPHLQLTLMDYERDCLEPACKLRQAVRNSLYYLDDEFKQLGREIYVEAK; encoded by the coding sequence ATGAATTTTTGTGAGCATACAACCTATAATAACGATTTAGTGCGCGATGTTTTCGGTAATCTTTGTATTGATAAAACTAGATTGCCATCAAGTGGACTAACTTCTATTGGTCTGCCTAGCTTTGTGGCTGAATGGCTGCTAGATAAAATTGTCCCAGGTTCGGGAAAACTCACCTCTCTAGAATTAGAAAAAGTTAATAACTTTATTAAAAAAGCCTTTCCCCGCAAAGATGACCGTAATGAAATTATTTTCGATTTGACTCAAGGAGAAATAAGAAAACTCATTGCCTTGATGCAGGTACGCATCAAATTAGAACAGGGAGGACGAGTAATTTCTGAACCATTGGCACAAATTCCGGCGCTGAATTTAACTGAATGTAGCATTGCTACCGATATTGTTGAACGTTATAAAATACTTTTACGCCAAGGGATATGGGGAAAAATTACTTTAGCTATGCTTCCCGAAGGTAAAGTAGAAGTAATGGATTTTGAACCATTCCAATGTTCGCAAGTTGACTTACAAGCTTATGCTGAATGTCGGTCAAAATTTAATACACAACAATGGCGAGATTTAATATTTTGTTCAATGGGTTTTAACCCCCAGCATCCCAGCTATGACCACGAAGCAAAAACATGGGTATTGGCTAGGTTGCTAGCATTAGTAGAGTCTAATTATCATGTCATAGAACTAGCGCCTAAAGGTACTGGTAAAAGCTTCTTTTTTGAAAATATCAGTAGTAAAGTTAGTTTAATTAGTGGTGGTAAAGTTACTCCGGCACAATTATTTTTCAATGGTAGAACTAAAGAAGTTGGTTTACTTGGTCGTCATGAAGTTGTCGTTTTAGATGAAGTCCAAAGTTTAACTTTTGATAATTCTGAAGAAATGATTGGCCCGTTGAAGAATTATCTAGCAAGTGGTCGTTATAACCGTTCTGGTTTTGCAGATATTTCTAGTGATTGTGGGTTAGTAATGCTGGCTAATATTGAACTAGATGAGGAATTACAACCACGCCATGAAGATAATTTAATTACTAATTTGCCTAAATTTTTTGCTGAAACGGCATTATTAGACCGATTGTGTGGGATTATTCCTGGTTGGAAAATTCCTAAGTTTAACAGAGATATGGTAGCCCATCAAGTAGGTTTAAAAATGGATTTTTTTGGCGAAGTTTTATTATCATTACGCCACGATAATCGTTTCATCTCTTACGCACAGCAGCATACTCACTTTGACAAAAACGTTACTGTTCGTGACCAAAATGCTATCCTCAAATCAGCATCAGGATTTCTCAAAATTTTATATCCTCATTTGCAATTAACATTAATGGATTACGAGCGTGATTGTCTAGAACCTGCTTGTAAACTACGCCAAGCTGTCCGCAACTCACTATATTATCTTGATGATGAATTTAAACAGCTTGGTAGAGAAATTTATGTGGAAGCAAAGTAA